The stretch of DNA TGGCGTCATTAAGGCAATAGAGGTTGTCAAGGATATTGGTGGCACAGATCAAATTAACGTACTCGGTTTTTGTGTCGGCGGCACTTTAACTTCTACTGCTTTGGCAGTGTTGGCAGCGCGAAAAAAGAATTACGTCGCCAGCTTAACTTTGCTCACGACCTTATTGGATTTTAGTGATAGTGGCATCCTAGATGTGTTCATCGATGAAGGTATGGTGAAGTTACGTGAGGGTACTATTGGCGGTGAAGGCGGTCAATTCGGCATGATGTCAGGCTTAGATTTAGGCAACACCTTTTCTTTCTTGCGCCCAAATGACCTAGTCTGGAACTATGTTGTGGAGAATTACTTAAAAGGTAATTCACCGCCGCCATTTGATTTGCTGTATTGGAATGGTGACTCCACTAATCTGCCAGGTCCAATGTACTGTTGGTATTTGCGGCATACCTATTTGCAAAATGAATTAATCAAACCCGGCAAGCTCACAGTTTGCGGAGAAAAAGTTGATCTAGGCAAAATCACTGTGCCAGCCTACATTTATGCATCACATGATGATCACATCGTCCCCTGGAAATCTGCTTATGAATCTACCCACGTATTAAAAGGTAAAAATCGATTTGTTTTAGGCGCTTCTGGACACATTGCTGGCGTGATCAATCCACCGGCAAAGAATAAGCGTCATTATTTTGAAAATAATAAATTAGCCAAGACTGCGGATGAATGGTTGGCCGCAGCAAAAGATATTAAGGGTAGTTGGTGGCCTAACTACGCAACATGGTTAGAAGAGTTTGGTGGCAAGAAAGTAAAAGCTAGCAAGACGTTTGGTAATGCACGCTACAAAAAACTAGAAGCAGCGCCTGGTAAGTACGTGAAAGAAAAAATATCCACAGCTGCTCAATAATATTTTCATAAGGGGAAATACATGTCTCAAAAGATTGCATACGTAACGGGTGGTATGGGCGGTATTGGCACGGCTATATGTCAGCGTCTTGCCAAGGATGGCTTTAAGGTTATCGCTGGTTGTGGCCCGAATTCCCCACGCAAAGATCGCTGGATTGGCGAACAAAAAGCTTTGGGTTATGACTTCATTGCTTCTGAAGGTAATGTTTCCGACTGGGACAGTACGGTTGCCGCATTCGATAAAGTCAAGGCTGAAGTAGGGCGTGTCGATGTTTTAGTGAATAACGCTGGAATTACTAAAGACAGCGTTTTCCGTAAAATGACCCCGGATCAGTGGAAGGCGGTAATCGATACCAATCTCAATTCCTTATTCAACGTCACCAAACAAGTGGTCGATGGCATGGCTGATAACGGCTGGGGTCGCATTATTAATATCTCTTCTGTTAATGGTCAAAAAGGTCAGTTTGGCCAATCTAACTATTCGACAGCAAAAGCGGGTTTACATGGTTTCACGATGGCTTTGTCACAAGAGTTGGCCTCTAAAGGCGTCACAGTGAATACGGTTTCCCCAGGCTATATTGGCACCGATATGGTCAAGGCTATTCGTGAAGATGTGCTTGAAAAGATTGTTGCCGGTGTTCCAGTGAAGCGCTTAGGCACTCCCGAGGAGATTGCTTCGATCTGCTGTTGGATTGCCTCTACTGACGGCGGCTACGCTACTGGCGCTGATTTCTCCTTAAATGGCGGTCTGCATACGGGCTAAATCTCATTAAAATTGCGTTTTAGTGGTTTCTCCATCGGCATATTTCTCTTTAGCTCAAACTAGAGATAAACTATGCCGATGTTGCATTGCAGTACCAAGAGTTAGGAAAACTACATGGCCACACGTTCTAAAAAAGCTGGCGATAGCCGCTTAATTAAGAAGTATCCCAATCGTCGTTTGTATGACACCCAAACCAGTGCTTATGTCACGCTGGCTGATATTAAAAATTTAGTGATGGCCGGCGATGCTTTTAGTGTTGTGGATGCAAAAACTGAAGATGATTTAACTCGCAATATCTTGCTACAAATTATTCTGGAAGAAGAGGCTGGTGGAACTCCAGTTTTTTCATCCCAAATGCTTTCTCAAATCATTCGCTTTTATGGAAACTCCATGCAAGGTTTGATGGGTAGCTATCTTGAAAAGACCATGCAATCTTTTGTGGATATTCACAATAAATTGGGCGATCAAACTGAGGGTTTAGGTGCTGGTAGTACACCTGAGGCTTGGGCCAAAATGATGAATCTTCAAAACCCAATGATGCAAGGTCTCATGGGGAACTATCTGGAGCAAAGCAAAGATCTTTTTGTGAAGATGCAAGAGCAAATGCAAAATACTCCGAATCTGTTTAGTAGCTTTCCGTTTCCTGGACAACCTAATAAGACAGAAAAAGAATAGTCGTGGCAGGTAAAGTTGGTTTTGTTTCCTTAGGCTGCCCTAAGGCGCTAGTTGATTCTGAACTCATCCTCACGCAACTGAGCGCTGAAGGATATGAGACTGCTAAAGATTATTCTGGTGCCGATCTGGTGGTTGTCAACACCTGTGGCTTTATTGATTCTGCTGTAGAAGAAAGTCTAGCGGCGATTGGTGAGGCCTTAGCTGAAAATGGCAAGGTGATTGTGACGGGTTGTTTAGGCGCCCGCAAGAATGCAGACGGTAGCGATCTCATTCAGAGCATTCACCCCAAAGTCCTTGCTGTGACTGGGCCACATGCCACCCAAGAGGTGATGCAAGCCATTCATTTACATCTCCCAAAGCCGCATGATCCTTTTACGGATTTGCTCCCACCGATTGGCGTCAAGCTCACACCAAAACATTATGCGTACTTAAAGATATCTGAGGGTTGTAATCATCGCTGCACTTTCTGCATTATCCCAAGCATGCGTGGCGATCTAGTTTCACGTCCGATTGGTGAAGTCTTGCTTGAGGCAAAAAAACTATTTGAGTCAGGTGTAAAAGAGTTGCTAGTTGTCTCACAAGATACAAGCGCCTATGGCGTTGATATTCAATATCGCACTGGCTTTTGGGATGGCAAACCGGTTAAGACGCGAATGTTTGATTTGGTAAATGCTTTGAACCAAATTGCAAGAGAACATCAAGCCTGGGTGCGACTGCATTATGTCTATCCATACCCACATGTCGATGATGTACTGACTTTAATGGCTGAGTTTGCTGATCACGGTTTTGGTGTACTTCCTTATTTAGATATTCCGTTGCAACACTCTCATCCAGATGTTCTGAAGAGGATGAAACGTCCAGCTTGTGGTGAAAAGAATTTAGAGCGCATTCAAGCATGGCGAGCTACTTGCCCTGACTTGGTTATTCGCAGTACTTTTATTGCGGGCTTCCCTGGTGAAACTGAGGAAGAGTTCTTGCACCTATTAAATTTCCTCGATGAAGCTCAGATTGATCGCGCCGGTTGTTTTGCCTATTCACCGGTGGATGGTGCGACTGCCAATACTTTGGATAATCCAGTTCCGGATGCATTGCGAGAAGAACGTCGTGCTCGGTTTATGGCTAAAGCTGAGGAAATCTCTATCAAGCGACTTGCTAAAAAAGTAGGCAAGCGTATTCAAGTTATTATTGATCGGGTAGATGAATCTGGTGGAGTGGGCCGAACCATTGGTGATGCCCCGGAAATCGATGGCTTGGTGAGGGTTTTGTCTCCAAGTAAGCCATCCAAGCGCTACCGCGCTGGTGAAATCATCAAAGTAACGGTGATTAACTCCCAAGGGCATGACCTAATAGCCGAAACTTGACTATTAGAATAAAACTAGTGTTTTGGCCTCGCGTTGGGGTCGCTTTTTTGCCTAATTAGGCACTGTAAAGGGGATTGTTATGAGTCGTGATGTCGTCGTTTTAAGTGCTGTGCGTTCTGCAATTGGCGCCTTCAATGGTTCGCTTAGCAGCCTAGAGCCAAGTGAGCTCGGCGGCATTGTGATGAAAGAGGCTGTTGCACGCTCTGGAGTAGATCCAGCATTAATTAATTACATCACTGTAGGCAATACGATTCCGACTGATAACCGTTATGCCTATGTTGCTCGCGTAGCTTCTATTCAGGCTGGTCTGCCAATGGAATCTGTAGCGATGGCTTTGAATCGTTTATGTAGCTCTGGCTTACAAGCGATTGTGACCACAGCCCAAGCCATTATGTTAGGCGACTGCGATTACGGCGTCGGTGGTGGTGTCGAAGTGATGTCACGTGGTATGTATGGTTCACCCGCAATGCGAAGTGGTGCCCGTATGGGTGACACCAAAATGATCGACTTGATGGTGTCTGTTTTGACTGATCCATTTGGTGTTGGTCACATGGGCGTAACGGCTGAGAATTTGGTTGAAAAGTGGAAACTCACCCGTGAAGAGCAAGACGCCCTTGCAGTAGAGTCCCATCGCCGTGCAGCACACGCTATTAAAGAAGGTCGCTTTAAATCTCAAATTGTTCCAATCACCATCAAGACTCGTAAGGGTGATGTGGTGTTTGATACGGACGAGCATTGCAAGCCTGACACCACGATGGAAACTTTAGGGAAGATGAAGGCGGTCTTCAAAAAAGAGGGTGGCAGTGTTACTGCAGGTAATGCATCCGGTATTAATGATGGCGCAGCATTCTTTGTGCTTGCTGAAGCGGAAGCGGCGAAGAAGGCTGGTCATAAGCCAATCGCTCGTTTAGTCTCTTATGCGATTGCTGGCGTTCCTAACCACATTATGGGTGAAGGTCCAATCCCTGCAACCAAGATTGCTCTTGAGCGCGCAGGCCTGAAATTAGATCAAATCGATGTGATTGAATCTAATGAAGCGTTTGCTGCGCAGGCATTGGCGGTTACCAAAGGTTTGGGCTTAGATCCAGCTAAGACCAACGTCAATGGTGGAGCGATTGCATTGGGCCACCCAATTGGGTGCTCTGGTGCTGCGATTGCCACTAAAGCCATCCATGAATTACATCGGGTTCAAGGTAAATATGCTTTGGTCACCATGTGTATTGGTGGCGGACAAGGTATTGCAACTATTTTTGAGCGCCTCTAAGCAATTAGCAGTAAGGCAGCATCCAAGCCGACTCGGTCGAAAGCCGCGTCGGCTTTTTCTTTAACAATCGGTTTTGCTCTATAGGCAATACTGATACCAGAGCCATGCATCATTGGTAAATCGTTGGATCCGTCACCCATAGTGATGGAATTCCCTTTACGGCAATTCATTAGAGTGCAGGCTTGTTCTAGATAGGCATTTTTAGCAGCACCATCAACGATATCGCCAATGACCTTGCCTGTTAGTTTGCGATCTATGATTTCCAAGGTATTGGCTTGGGTTTGCTTAAAGCCTAACTCTTGTTGAAGCTTTTGAGTAAAGAAGGTAAAGCCACCAGAAACTAGCAGCGTATAGAGTCCTTGAGCATTAGCTCCAGACAGTAATTGAGCAGCGCCAGGGTTGGGAAGCAAACGTTCTTTGTAGACTGAATCGAGCACATCAGCAGATACGCCAGCTAAAAGAGCTACGCGCCTGCGCAAGCTTTCTTTAAAGTCTTTAATTTCACCGCGCATGGTGGCCTCAGTGATTTCTGAAACAGCAGCCTTCTTACCAGTAAAGTCGGCAATCTCATCAATGCACTCGATGTTAATGAGAGTGGAGTCCATATCCATGGCCAGTACTTTCACTTCGCTCGGCTTGAATCCAGACGAAAGAAAAGCTAAATCAGCGTCGTGTGCCGCAGCTATATCGCGCATAGCAACCCTTGCTTCAGGCATTAAGGTTTGTGGGCAAGTCCAGCGGGCAGTGAAGTATTTGGAGTTTGTATGTTCTACGCTTTCCTTTGCTATTGCAATGCCTAAGATTTTTGCATGCTCGATCAATGCCATGTTTAATTCTGCAGGGATCGCAGTGTTAGCAAGGGCGACAAGCGTGAGGTGATTAGACATTGGTTGTAAGCAATCAATAATTAATTGGCTTGAGCAGTATTGAGCATGGCAGATGCATTTAAGCTTCTCAGAATTTTACGAATTTGTTCAAGACGTTGCTCTAGTTTCTCAAAATCCTGCTCTTTTTGGGGGAGAATTTTTAATTTATCTTGGCCATTGAGTTGTATATATTTTGATGATTGAATCAGTTGAATAATTTTCATCGGGTCAATGGGTGGATTAGGGATGAACTGAATCTGAATGGACAATGGGCTGGCGTCAATCTTTTTGATACCAAAGCCGGTCATCTCCAGACGTAAGCGATGGGTTTCATAAAGAGATTTGGCCTGATCAGGTAAGTCACCATAGCGATCTACTAGTTCCTCGCGCAATCCCATTAATTCAGAGAAGTCATTTGTGCCGGCAAAACGCTTGTACATCGATAGTCGCTCGTGGACATCTGGGCAATAGTCATTTGGAAAGAGGGCTGGTACACCTAAATTGACATCGGTTGTTGCTTGGAGTGGTGTCAAGAGATCTGGCTCTTTACCACTGCGCAGAGATTTCACTGCACGATTGAGCATCTCGGTATAAAGCTGAAATCCAATTTCATGTATCTCACCAGACTGCTTATCTCCCAGGACTTCACCAGCACCCCGAATTTCTAAATCGTGCATCGCTAAATAAAAACCAGAACCGAGTTCTTCCATCGCTTGAATGGCATTTAAACGTAATTGCGCC from Polynucleobacter duraquae encodes:
- a CDS encoding 3-ketoacyl-ACP reductase — its product is MSQKIAYVTGGMGGIGTAICQRLAKDGFKVIAGCGPNSPRKDRWIGEQKALGYDFIASEGNVSDWDSTVAAFDKVKAEVGRVDVLVNNAGITKDSVFRKMTPDQWKAVIDTNLNSLFNVTKQVVDGMADNGWGRIINISSVNGQKGQFGQSNYSTAKAGLHGFTMALSQELASKGVTVNTVSPGYIGTDMVKAIREDVLEKIVAGVPVKRLGTPEEIASICCWIASTDGGYATGADFSLNGGLHTG
- the phaR gene encoding polyhydroxyalkanoate synthesis repressor PhaR, which codes for MATRSKKAGDSRLIKKYPNRRLYDTQTSAYVTLADIKNLVMAGDAFSVVDAKTEDDLTRNILLQIILEEEAGGTPVFSSQMLSQIIRFYGNSMQGLMGSYLEKTMQSFVDIHNKLGDQTEGLGAGSTPEAWAKMMNLQNPMMQGLMGNYLEQSKDLFVKMQEQMQNTPNLFSSFPFPGQPNKTEKE
- a CDS encoding acetyl-CoA C-acyltransferase family protein codes for the protein MSRDVVVLSAVRSAIGAFNGSLSSLEPSELGGIVMKEAVARSGVDPALINYITVGNTIPTDNRYAYVARVASIQAGLPMESVAMALNRLCSSGLQAIVTTAQAIMLGDCDYGVGGGVEVMSRGMYGSPAMRSGARMGDTKMIDLMVSVLTDPFGVGHMGVTAENLVEKWKLTREEQDALAVESHRRAAHAIKEGRFKSQIVPITIKTRKGDVVFDTDEHCKPDTTMETLGKMKAVFKKEGGSVTAGNASGINDGAAFFVLAEAEAAKKAGHKPIARLVSYAIAGVPNHIMGEGPIPATKIALERAGLKLDQIDVIESNEAFAAQALAVTKGLGLDPAKTNVNGGAIALGHPIGCSGAAIATKAIHELHRVQGKYALVTMCIGGGQGIATIFERL
- the phaC gene encoding class I poly(R)-hydroxyalkanoic acid synthase, whose protein sequence is MFAGMNTGVAPSLAPHHMALIPPERLAEIQKEYFAEFSHLATNPEAVEVKDRRFSGKAWHSSWSKMIAATYLLNSKHLLALAKAVDADEKTKTKILFTTEQMIDALSPSNFIATNPEVLENIISSQGQSIQNGIVNLLGDLKKGKVSQTDESAFEVGKNIATTSGQVVFRNDLFELIQYTPLTETVYERPYLMVPPCINKYYILDLQPDNSVVRYMVEQGHTVFLVSWKNPDASMSKVTWDDYVGDGVIKAIEVVKDIGGTDQINVLGFCVGGTLTSTALAVLAARKKNYVASLTLLTTLLDFSDSGILDVFIDEGMVKLREGTIGGEGGQFGMMSGLDLGNTFSFLRPNDLVWNYVVENYLKGNSPPPFDLLYWNGDSTNLPGPMYCWYLRHTYLQNELIKPGKLTVCGEKVDLGKITVPAYIYASHDDHIVPWKSAYESTHVLKGKNRFVLGASGHIAGVINPPAKNKRHYFENNKLAKTADEWLAAAKDIKGSWWPNYATWLEEFGGKKVKASKTFGNARYKKLEAAPGKYVKEKISTAAQ
- the serB gene encoding phosphoserine phosphatase SerB, which encodes MSNHLTLVALANTAIPAELNMALIEHAKILGIAIAKESVEHTNSKYFTARWTCPQTLMPEARVAMRDIAAAHDADLAFLSSGFKPSEVKVLAMDMDSTLINIECIDEIADFTGKKAAVSEITEATMRGEIKDFKESLRRRVALLAGVSADVLDSVYKERLLPNPGAAQLLSGANAQGLYTLLVSGGFTFFTQKLQQELGFKQTQANTLEIIDRKLTGKVIGDIVDGAAKNAYLEQACTLMNCRKGNSITMGDGSNDLPMMHGSGISIAYRAKPIVKEKADAAFDRVGLDAALLLIA
- the rimO gene encoding 30S ribosomal protein S12 methylthiotransferase RimO is translated as MAGKVGFVSLGCPKALVDSELILTQLSAEGYETAKDYSGADLVVVNTCGFIDSAVEESLAAIGEALAENGKVIVTGCLGARKNADGSDLIQSIHPKVLAVTGPHATQEVMQAIHLHLPKPHDPFTDLLPPIGVKLTPKHYAYLKISEGCNHRCTFCIIPSMRGDLVSRPIGEVLLEAKKLFESGVKELLVVSQDTSAYGVDIQYRTGFWDGKPVKTRMFDLVNALNQIAREHQAWVRLHYVYPYPHVDDVLTLMAEFADHGFGVLPYLDIPLQHSHPDVLKRMKRPACGEKNLERIQAWRATCPDLVIRSTFIAGFPGETEEEFLHLLNFLDEAQIDRAGCFAYSPVDGATANTLDNPVPDALREERRARFMAKAEEISIKRLAKKVGKRIQVIIDRVDESGGVGRTIGDAPEIDGLVRVLSPSKPSKRYRAGEIIKVTVINSQGHDLIAET